Sequence from the Pontibacter pudoricolor genome:
CTGCCGGTACGCCTTCTTCTTTAAAGATCTGGTCAATCAGCGGGAAGTACGCATCTGCCAGCTCGACTTTAGCTTTAAAATAAGTCGGGTGCTTGTGCAGGGCGTCCACTTTTTTCTGAATCTCCTGTTGTGCGCCATCTGTAAGGGTCAGGTGTATATCTGCGAAATACACATTTTTAGGAACCGTTACGGCTTGTTGTGCCCACACAAACAGGGGCAGAAACATTAAAATAAGAAGTGTAGAGAGTTGTCTCATAAATAGGTAATTATACTTTGGCTAAATGTATTCGGGCTATAGTTACTGTTGAAGCAGGTATTAGTAAAGGGCTATGTTATAGTTTGTTCTATATAGAAAAACCCATTTGCAAAAATAAAGCAAAAAGGACCGTATTATAAAACTGTAGACAAAGTTTTTAATATAAAATAATTGCTAAGTATAATTTAGTGATTCAGCCTGGTTTTACAGCAGAGATGTTTGCTTTCCGGCCGACTACCGTAAGCTAATAACTATAGTTTCAGTGTTGAAAGTATAAGGGCGGTCTTACTTTTTACGGGCAATTAACAACCCATCGCGCACAGGCAGCAGGATATTCTCGACACGCGCATCGTCGTGCACTTTTTTGTTGAAGGCGAGCAGGGCAGCGGTATCTTCGTCGAGTTTTTTGCGGTATTTTGCCAGCACTTTCCCGCTCCAGAGCACATTATCGGCTATAATGTAGCCGCCAGGGCGCACCCTGTCGATCACCAAGTCGTAGTAAGCTGCATTATTAATTTTATCGGCATCTATAAATACCAGGTCGAAGGTGGCATCTATAGTTGGGATGATCTGCAGGGCATTGCCGATGTAGTATTTTATGTTCTCCGTAAGGCCGGCTTCTTCGAAATAACCGCGCACGCGGTCTTCCAGCTCTTCGTTGATGTCTATAGTATGGAGCGTGCCGCTGGGTTGCAAGCCTTCGGCCAGGCAAAGTGCGGAGTAACCGGTATAAGTGCCAATTTCCAGAACCTGTTTTGGTTGGATCATCTGAGAAAACATTGCCAGCAAACGGCCCTGCAAATGCCCGGAAAGCATGCGCGGCTTCATCACGCTCAGGTGTGTCTGGCGGTTTACCTTGCGCAGCAGCTCACTCTCCGGCGATGTATGCTCCTCGGCGTACTGCTGTAATTCCTCGTCAATGAATTCCATCTAATTTAATTGTTAAATTGTTGATTGTTAAATTGTTGTTGATGTATTTAACAATTTAACCATTTAGCAATGCAGCCTTTAATTAGGCACGTAGTTCAGGAAACTGAGCTGATCCTCGCGCAGCACGTCGTTGGCGATTTCTACCAGGTGACCTGAATCTATACTTTTAATTTTGTCGAAGATCTCGTTCAGCGGTTCAACTTTACCCTGGTCAAGAATGCTTTTACCCATCATCATCATCAGCCCCATGTTGCTTTCTTCGGCCATTGCCAACTGACCCATCAGCTGTTCCTTCGCGGTGTGCAGTTGCAGGGAGCCCAATGGTTTTTCACGCAGCTTTTTCATTTCCTTCAGTACCAGCGACGTTGTGCGTTTCAGCTGCTTCTTTTCAGTGCCAAAGTAAATGGAGAACAGGCCGGTATCAATGTAAGTGGAGTAATTTGCATCGATGGTATAAACCAGTCCATGTTTTTCGCGCACCGCCAGGTTCAGGCGCGAGTTCATGCCCGGGCCGCCCAGTATATTAACCAGCATGAAGAACGGGATGCGGCGGTCGTCGTTCAGCGCATAAGCCGGGCAACCGATCACGCAATGTGCCTGCGAAATAGCTTTTTCTATAGTTATAGCTTTGGGCTCATACTGCAGGAACGGAATACGGTCGCGGTGTTTGGTTATAGTTGGTATGCCCGCCAGGTACTTCTCAGCCAGCTTCACCACCTTCTCGAAAGGCCAGTTGCTCACCGAACAGAAAGCCAGCGTATCAGTGCTCAGGTTGCGGTCTATAAAGTTCAGGAAATCCTGTTTCATAAACCCGGATACACTCTCTTTGGAGCCTAATATGTTGTTACCCAGCGAATGGCCACTAAAAACCACATCGTCAAACTCATCCACTATAGCATCTTCCGGTGTATCGAGGTACATGGCCATCTCTTCCAGTATTACGCCCCGCTCTTTCTCAATCTCTTTCTCCGGGAAAATGGAGCGGAAGGTAATATCGGTCAGCAGTTCAAAAGACCGCTCAAAGTGCTTGTCCAGCACCGAACTATAGAAACAGATCTTTTCCTTGGTAGTATAGGCATTCAGTTCGCCACCCACCGACTCCAGGCTGTTAATAATGTGAAAAGACTTGCGTTTGGCTGTCCCCTTAAAAGCCATGTGCTCCCAGAAGTGCGCCAGGCCCTGTTCCTGCGGAAGCTCGTCGCGGCTGCCGATATCCATAATAAACCCGCTGTGGGCTATTTTGGTATGGTTTACCTGCTTATGGATGACACGGATGCCGTTTGGTAATGTATGAATATGATAATCAAGCATTCAGTTCAGAATTAGCCTGCAAAGGTACGGGAAAGAGAGGTGACTTTAAAATTGCAATTTCTATTAAGTTGATTGTTAGGAGGATAGTTTGTGGTTGAACAGTATTTCGGTTTGCTGTCATTTCGAATACTCTTGAGACGCGAGTCGAAGAGAGCCGGCGCAGCTGTGAGGAAGCTTAATCGTTCTATAGTTTATCTTTTGTCATTTCGAACAAAGTGAGAAATCTATCTCTGCTAATAGTTGAGGAGTACATTCTATAGTTAGCTATAGTTGCAATTGTAACCAAGCCTTTTCTTTCATAGCTGCTTCTAATCCTGGGAGCTCTACTCACCTATCGTTTCAATCTGGCTTTGGTGCCCTCACGGCCGGGAGGCCCCGTCTTCGGGCATCGCGCGGTGTACATTTCCTTTGCTCGTTCCTCGCAATGCCCTACAGGCACCGGAAATCTACAAGGCGCTCAACCCGAAGACTGTGATCTTTCGATTGCTATAGTTGCTATAGTTTGAGAAGTTATAGTTGCATGGCTTGATCGTGGTCATAATTCCGTAGGGACAGGTCGCGACCTGTCCGATCTTAGGGTGTAACTATAAAACTATAGCTATACTATAGCAAAAGCCGAAATTCCCCTCTTGGGAGGGGCAGGGGTGGGTTAAAACGGAAACTATAAAACTATCAGTTGAACTATAGCAAAGGTCTTGCCTCCCTTTTACCAAGATCCTTTCAGGATGACAGATGGGGTAGCAGCAACTGACATGCTACCCGCCTTGGACTACCGAGAAGTGAGTTCGAAGGTAGCGAGTGTAGCACTGAGGGGCTGGGGTGGTTGGACCAACGGAAACTATAACAATAACAAATGATAAAACGAATCTTTCAGACCTCAGTGTGTATTGCACTAATTTCTGTAGCAAGCTAAATTATAATTCAACTCTAAGCTGTTATTAACCACCCGTATAGGCTATATTGTGCCTCTAACTATAGCAGAACTGTAACTTAAATTGCACTTTTATGCGTATAAGGCACTTGCTGTTACAATTTGTAAGAGTTAAAATGTTAATACTATGAAAAGATCAAATAAGACATATGTAGGTTTATTACTGGCCGGAGCAATGAGTTTCTCTTTTGCTGCCGAGGCTGCTAACTATAGTTTTACAGCACAAGGTAACCAGCCTGTCCAGACACAACAAGGCAACCAGGGCGTTCCTGCGCTTGAAAAGGAGTTGCTGGGGCCCTACGCTGAGATAAACAAGATTGCAGCAACAGATCTGCGCCAAGCTTACATCATGTTGTTGCAAAGCGTGCGTGATCGACAGGATACACTCACGGATACCGAGTGGAACAAAGTGCAGGCTATTATGAAAAAGCTGGATGCGCGCCGCAAAGTAGTGTCCGGTGAGTTGGGCAATGATGATAAAGCCAAGATAAAACTTCTGCAGGGCGAGCTTCGTGCCCTTGAAACAAAGAAGGACATAAAAGACTAACTTTTAGTCAGTTAAAAAGAAAGCCCGGCTGCTTATAGTAGCCGGGCTTTCTTTTTATAGTATCTCCTGTAGCTGGCTCAGGCAATGTATCTCGTAAGTTGGCTTGGGACTTAATTTGGGCTTACTTTTTTCAGGGTTAAAGAAAACCTGGTCTATGCCGGCGGCACGGGCACCATCAATATCACATTCCAGGTTATCACCAATCATCAGACATTCTTCCGGCGAAACATGTATGCGTTCAAGAGCATGCGCAAACATACGCTTGTCCGGTTTCTTGTAGCCGCAGCACTCTGAGGTTACCACTTCCTTAAAATACCCATGCAGGTTAGAAGCCGACATTTTAATTGCCTGTACCTCTTTAAAGCCATTAGTTATAATGTGCAAGCCATATTTGGGCTGCAGGTAAGTCAGTACTTCGTGGGTATAAGGGAACACTGCGGTTTTAGTAGGGCACAGGTCAGTATAAGCTTCTGATAAACCTTGCGGAACCTGATGTGCTTCCAGGCCAAGGCCGGTCAGCGTTTTTACAAAGCGCTGCTCGCGTAGCTCCTGTTGGTTTATCTTGCCTTTGTTGTATTGGTCCCAGAGCAGGTTATTTACAAACTTGTACTTCTTGTAAAAAGACGTGCTGTCGAACTTTCCGAATGCGCCTAATTCATACTCATCGAACAAGGTATAAAGCGTCTCTTCCGAGTTTTTCTCGAAATCCCAAAGGGTATGGTCCAGGTCGAAGAGGATGTGGGTATATGTTTTCATGTTAATTATTCAGGGAAGTTAAAGTAAAACGGTCTGCCGCTGCCATTGTTCAGGAATTGTACTGATTTATAGTTGAACAGTTTGCAGACCTGCCGGTTTATACAATAAATAAAGGGGCTTATAGTTATAGTTGACAGGCTAAAAGTTGGTCCAGCGGCGGCTGTGTAGTTTGTTAATGGCCAGTTCTCGGTTCGAATATAATATCTGGTACGTTTCCTGGTCTTTTTGCAGCGTTGTATCGCGCTCCAGGTAACCGAATATCTGGTTTATCAGGTCTGCAGCTTCATCCTTCAGCGAATAATACACCCATTGGTCCAGTTTGCGGGGCGCAACAAGGCCTGCACTGCGCAAATAGGCAAGGTGGCGCGATGTTTTGGTTTGCGTAAAATCAAGCACCTGCTCCAGGTCAGAGATACACATTTCCTTGTTACGCAGGATCAGGCTCAGGATACGAACCCGCGACTCATCGGCGAGCGCTTTAAATACCTGTTCCCCGAAAGCAAGACTGAAGTGTTTTAATCGCATATTTTATCTACCAACGCAAACAAAAATAGGCAAAAGCTGCTATAATAAAATAATATACCCTATAATTGTACTACATGAAGTCGTATTTAAAAGCTTTAGATAGCCACGTGAAGTTGTACAAGGTAGTAGCCGCTACTATAGTTATTCTGCTTGCATTTACCGCTACGCCCGAACAGGCAAAAGCGCAGGGAGGGCAGCGTGTAGTGCAGCTGTCAGGGTTTGTTACCATCGGCGATAGTTTGTATGGCGTAAGCAATGTAAGTGTATACGTGCCCAAAACAGATCGCGGGGTGCAGACTAACCGCTATGGTTTCTTCTCGCTGCCGGTTTTAACCGGCGATACCGTCGTTTTCAGTGCGCTGGGCTACAAAAAGCAGACACTGGTTATTCCAAGAACCTACCCATCAAGCAGTTATTCCATTATCATGCAGATGCAGGAAGAGGCGATAGAGCTGGCAGAAGTACAGGTTATACCGTGGGCAACCGAACGCGACTTTAAAGAAGCTGTGCTGGCTCTTAAGTTACCAGATGAAGGCCGCTCCGCTGCTAATAAAAATGTTGACCCCGAACGGCTTAAAGAACTGTTTGCCACAGTGCCGATGGATGGAAATTCGAACTCCAAAGTATTTAACCAGCATCAGCAGATACAAGCCCAGAACCGGTATTTAATACCAACTATAAGCCCATTTGCTGTACTTAAGCTGATAGATATGCTGAGAAATGGCGAGTTTAAGAAAAAATAGATTTTTATAGTTCCCTGATATTGACCAACTATTCTGTTGTAGCTCTTTGTTTGCTGCTGTAGCTACTTTGCTCTCCTGTTATAGTTGCTTTTATTGCTAAAGTAACTAACCAATGTCGGTTTCGTTTGTTTGCAATGTAGCTCGTACGTATGCTACGAATGCATTACCATGCAACAAAGCAAATTTTGCTGTTGCCAAAGCTAAATAAACGACATATGCTTCCTATAACAACCCTGACACTTAATATACCCGAAACCCGGAAACCGCGCATTGTGATCATCGGCGGTGGATTTGGCGGAATAAACCTTGCAAAAAAACTGCGTGGCAAAAACTTCCAGGTCGTGATGTTTGATAAGCAGAACTACCACGGTTTCTGGCCGCTGCTATACCAGGTAGCAACCGCAGGCCTTGAGCCGGATGCTATTGCCGAGCCGCTCCGCAAACTATTCAGTGCCGAAGATTATGATGATTTCTTTTTCCGGTTAGTGCGGGTAACGAATATAGATCCGGTAGCCAAAGTTGTATCAACCCTTATCGGCGACCTGCCATACGACTACCTGGTTATTGCCACCGGTACTAAAACCAATTACTTCGGCAACGACCAGATCAAGAAATTCTCTTTCCCGCTTAAAAAGATTCCGGATGCGTTGAACCTGAGAAGCCAGATGTTGCAGTGCTTTGAGCAGGCCAACATGACCAGCGACCCGGAATTACGGCAAAGCCTGATGAACTTCGTGATTGTGGGAGGTGGGCCAACTGGCGTGGAGCTGGCAGGTGCACTGGCTGAAATGAAGAAACACGTGCTGCCTCACGACTATCCCGGCATGGACATCAGCAAAATGAACATTTACCTGGTAGAGGGTATGGGTCGTTTATTGCCGCCTATGTCGCCGGAATCGAGCGAAAAAACTTACAGATACCTTAAAGACCTTGGTGTAAATATTATTCTAAACACCTTAGTGGAGTCATACGATGGGGATAAGGCAGTGCTTAAGAATGGCGACCAAATCGGAACAAATACCCTGATCTGGGCAGCCGGTGTATCGGGAGCGCTAATAGATGGCCTGCCACCTGAAACGATAGAGAGAGGCCGTATTCTGGTAAATGAGCATAACCAGGTATTGGGCTTTAATGATCTTTTTGCGATCGGTGATATTGCCTTTATGAAAACTGATAAATGGCCGAAAGGGCATCCGGGTGTAGCGCAGCCTGCCATACAACAAGGCCAGTTGTTAGCCAAAAACCTGCTGCGTTTGCAAAACAAAGAGCAGCTAGAACCATTTGAATACACAGACAAAGGCTCGTTGGCTATTATAGGCCGTAACCGTGCTGTAGCAGATTTACCGGGCAACCTACACTTCGGAGGATTTTTTGCCTGGGTAGTCTGGCTGTTCGTGCATGTAATGGCGCTGGTAGGTTTCCGAAACAAGCTTGTGGTGCTCAGTAACTGGGTTTACAGATTCTTTACTTACGAGAATGGTACGCGCCTTATCATCCGGCCCTACGTCCGGAAAGGCGATAAGATAAAGCAACGGTTTTTTGATAGATATAATGCAGAGGAATAAAAAAACGGGCAGCACTGAAAAGTGCTGCCCGTTTTGCGTAATACTGATGTTTGTCTGAACCGGGAGTTTTGGATTAAAGAAATTTGCAGTAGAGATAAGACCTGGCAACGTGCGCAGCTCCTGCCAGCGCCAGCGCTATAGTTCTATAGTTTCTCTTTTATCATCCCGAGCATCAATTTCTGAATCTTAATGGTCGCATAGTTCCTCTTGTATCATTTAGCACATTCTTGAGACGCGAGTCGAAGAGAGCCAGCGCAGCTGTGGAGGAGCTAAACGTCCTATAGTATCTACATTATTGTCATTTCGAACAAAGTGAGAAATCTGAGTTCTATAGTTTTCTTTTGTCATTTCGAGCCTTAGCAAGAAACCAGAGTCTATAGTTTCTGATTTGTCATCCTGAGTTTTAGCCGAAGGATCTTATGTGTGCTATAGTTTCACTTTTGTCATTTCGAAGTTAGGAGAAATCTGGGTTCTATAGTCTGAATGCTATAGTTTGATTTTTTTCCAATCCGAACCAAGCCTTTTCTTCCATAGTTGCCTCCAATTCTGGGAGCTCTACTCACCTATAGTTCTATAGTTGGCTTTGGTGCCCTCACGGCCGGGAGGCCCCGTCTTGGGGGTAGGGGCCCTCGATAAGGGCATCGCGCTGCTGCTTTCTTGCTACCCTCGTACCTCCGGTTGCCTTGCGGCACCGCAACAAAGCAAAGGCGCTCAACCCAAAGACTGTGATCAGTTCGATAGCTATAGTTTCGATAGTTTGAAAGTTATAGTTGCATCGCTTTATCGTGGTGATAGTTTCGTAGGGACAGGTCGCGACCTGTCCGATCCTGGTCTGTAACTATAAGACTATAAAACCAACTATAGCAATAGACGAATTCCCCTCCCGGGAGGGGCAGGGGTGGGTTAAAACCGCAACTATAAAACGATAACTCAAACTATAGCGACTGCTCAAAAGCTCCTTCCCCTGTTTTGGGGGTAGTGCCCTCTTTGAAAGGGGAAGGCTGGAAGGGGTAAAACTAAAGCTATAACTATAGCATAACAAACCCAATTATAGTAACAGCAGAAATCACAATCCTGAAAAGAGAAGATGTAACAAAAAAAGCCTTCGGAAATCATC
This genomic interval carries:
- a CDS encoding YjjG family noncanonical pyrimidine nucleotidase — encoded protein: MKTYTHILFDLDHTLWDFEKNSEETLYTLFDEYELGAFGKFDSTSFYKKYKFVNNLLWDQYNKGKINQQELREQRFVKTLTGLGLEAHQVPQGLSEAYTDLCPTKTAVFPYTHEVLTYLQPKYGLHIITNGFKEVQAIKMSASNLHGYFKEVVTSECCGYKKPDKRMFAHALERIHVSPEECLMIGDNLECDIDGARAAGIDQVFFNPEKSKPKLSPKPTYEIHCLSQLQEIL
- a CDS encoding NAD(P)/FAD-dependent oxidoreductase — protein: MLPITTLTLNIPETRKPRIVIIGGGFGGINLAKKLRGKNFQVVMFDKQNYHGFWPLLYQVATAGLEPDAIAEPLRKLFSAEDYDDFFFRLVRVTNIDPVAKVVSTLIGDLPYDYLVIATGTKTNYFGNDQIKKFSFPLKKIPDALNLRSQMLQCFEQANMTSDPELRQSLMNFVIVGGGPTGVELAGALAEMKKHVLPHDYPGMDISKMNIYLVEGMGRLLPPMSPESSEKTYRYLKDLGVNIILNTLVESYDGDKAVLKNGDQIGTNTLIWAAGVSGALIDGLPPETIERGRILVNEHNQVLGFNDLFAIGDIAFMKTDKWPKGHPGVAQPAIQQGQLLAKNLLRLQNKEQLEPFEYTDKGSLAIIGRNRAVADLPGNLHFGGFFAWVVWLFVHVMALVGFRNKLVVLSNWVYRFFTYENGTRLIIRPYVRKGDKIKQRFFDRYNAEE
- a CDS encoding ArsR/SmtB family transcription factor, whose product is MRLKHFSLAFGEQVFKALADESRVRILSLILRNKEMCISDLEQVLDFTQTKTSRHLAYLRSAGLVAPRKLDQWVYYSLKDEAADLINQIFGYLERDTTLQKDQETYQILYSNRELAINKLHSRRWTNF
- a CDS encoding M16 family metallopeptidase — its product is MLDYHIHTLPNGIRVIHKQVNHTKIAHSGFIMDIGSRDELPQEQGLAHFWEHMAFKGTAKRKSFHIINSLESVGGELNAYTTKEKICFYSSVLDKHFERSFELLTDITFRSIFPEKEIEKERGVILEEMAMYLDTPEDAIVDEFDDVVFSGHSLGNNILGSKESVSGFMKQDFLNFIDRNLSTDTLAFCSVSNWPFEKVVKLAEKYLAGIPTITKHRDRIPFLQYEPKAITIEKAISQAHCVIGCPAYALNDDRRIPFFMLVNILGGPGMNSRLNLAVREKHGLVYTIDANYSTYIDTGLFSIYFGTEKKQLKRTTSLVLKEMKKLREKPLGSLQLHTAKEQLMGQLAMAEESNMGLMMMMGKSILDQGKVEPLNEIFDKIKSIDSGHLVEIANDVLREDQLSFLNYVPN
- a CDS encoding O-methyltransferase, which translates into the protein MEFIDEELQQYAEEHTSPESELLRKVNRQTHLSVMKPRMLSGHLQGRLLAMFSQMIQPKQVLEIGTYTGYSALCLAEGLQPSGTLHTIDINEELEDRVRGYFEEAGLTENIKYYIGNALQIIPTIDATFDLVFIDADKINNAAYYDLVIDRVRPGGYIIADNVLWSGKVLAKYRKKLDEDTAALLAFNKKVHDDARVENILLPVRDGLLIARKK
- a CDS encoding carboxypeptidase-like regulatory domain-containing protein, whose amino-acid sequence is MKSYLKALDSHVKLYKVVAATIVILLAFTATPEQAKAQGGQRVVQLSGFVTIGDSLYGVSNVSVYVPKTDRGVQTNRYGFFSLPVLTGDTVVFSALGYKKQTLVIPRTYPSSSYSIIMQMQEEAIELAEVQVIPWATERDFKEAVLALKLPDEGRSAANKNVDPERLKELFATVPMDGNSNSKVFNQHQQIQAQNRYLIPTISPFAVLKLIDMLRNGEFKKK